The following coding sequences are from one Granulicella sp. L56 window:
- a CDS encoding amino acid permease → MISESERPEHALKKTLGPVSLTALGIGAVIGSGIFTVIGVAIGGNPAALASWSDSPVIDLLLHHGAIAGRPGAGPALAISLVLVAIVCALTGLCYAELASMIPIAGSAYTYTYATLGELVAWIIGWDLILEYAFSNMSVSVGFAAHVVALLDWMGLRISPKWLSPAYLPLGLQDLQGHDIYTPGWHAGFNIPAFLIVLLLTVVLVRGIRESARTNNIMVLVKIAAILLFVFFGLSFIHPANYTPFSPNGWSGILAGGSIIFFTYIGFDSISTASEECKNPRRDVPIGIIATLIVCTILYIGVAVVLTGLVPWQSVAGDGAPVVNALKRVAMTAPGGHRLHWVRLAVLIGALVGMVSSILVFQLGQARVWFAMSRDRLLPDVFSRVHPKFRTPAFATWVAGILVAIPAGLFDVGTFAEMSNIGTLFAFVLVSIGVIVLRVRQPERPRGFRVPFGPVIPVLSVFFCILLMAGLPAKTWIRFFVWLIIGLVVYIFYSRKRSEFYKG, encoded by the coding sequence CTGATCTCTGAATCGGAGAGGCCGGAGCACGCGTTGAAGAAGACGCTTGGCCCGGTCTCTTTGACTGCGCTCGGCATCGGCGCTGTGATCGGGTCGGGAATCTTCACTGTCATCGGCGTGGCGATTGGCGGCAACCCCGCTGCACTGGCCTCGTGGTCGGATTCGCCCGTCATCGATCTGCTGCTGCACCACGGAGCCATCGCCGGACGTCCCGGCGCTGGGCCAGCGCTGGCAATTTCGCTGGTGCTGGTGGCAATCGTCTGCGCGCTGACTGGCCTCTGTTACGCCGAACTCGCATCGATGATCCCCATTGCGGGCTCGGCCTACACCTATACCTATGCGACGCTCGGCGAATTGGTGGCGTGGATCATTGGCTGGGACCTGATCCTCGAATATGCCTTCAGCAATATGAGTGTCAGCGTCGGTTTCGCGGCGCATGTGGTCGCGCTGCTGGACTGGATGGGGCTGCGCATCTCGCCCAAATGGCTGTCTCCGGCTTATCTGCCGCTTGGCTTGCAAGATCTTCAGGGTCACGACATCTACACCCCAGGGTGGCATGCAGGCTTCAACATCCCCGCATTTTTGATCGTGCTGCTGCTGACCGTGGTGCTGGTGCGCGGCATCCGCGAGTCGGCCCGGACCAACAACATTATGGTGCTGGTTAAGATCGCGGCGATTCTGCTGTTCGTCTTCTTCGGTCTCAGCTTCATTCACCCGGCCAACTACACGCCGTTCTCGCCCAATGGCTGGAGCGGCATCCTCGCGGGCGGCTCGATCATCTTCTTCACCTATATCGGCTTCGATTCCATCTCCACGGCGAGCGAGGAGTGCAAGAATCCGCGCCGCGACGTTCCCATAGGAATCATCGCAACGCTGATTGTGTGCACCATCCTGTACATCGGCGTGGCCGTAGTGCTGACCGGCCTGGTTCCCTGGCAGTCTGTCGCCGGAGACGGTGCTCCAGTCGTCAACGCGCTGAAGCGGGTCGCCATGACCGCGCCCGGCGGCCACAGGTTGCACTGGGTACGGCTCGCCGTCCTGATTGGCGCACTGGTGGGAATGGTCTCATCCATTCTGGTCTTCCAACTGGGACAGGCTCGGGTCTGGTTTGCGATGTCGCGCGACCGCCTTCTGCCCGACGTCTTCAGCCGGGTTCATCCGAAGTTCCGCACGCCTGCCTTTGCTACCTGGGTCGCGGGAATTCTCGTGGCCATTCCGGCGGGTCTCTTCGACGTAGGCACCTTCGCCGAGATGTCGAACATCGGGACGCTCTTCGCCTTTGTGCTGGTCTCGATCGGCGTGATCGTGTTGCGCGTCCGGCAGCCGGAGCGGCCACGCGGATTTCGTGTGCCCTTTGGGCCGGTCATTCCGGTGTTGTCGGTGTTCTTTTGCATCTTGCTGATGGCGGGGCTGCCGGCGAAGACGTGGATTCGCTTCTTCGTCTGGCTGATTATTGGCTTGGTGGTCTATATCTTTTACAGCCGCAAGCGCAGCGAGTTTTACAAGGGTTAG
- the add gene encoding adenosine deaminase, whose product MAKRTTKRDAEIDVVDWLRKLPKAELHLHLEGTILPETLVELSRRHDAGPLTLESARELYKYENFLGFLMSFKAVTERLRGPEDYELITYNMIRELAAQGVMHAEVYISFGIIFYWKKTEVEPFVEAIERGRIRGEQEFGTTILWIIDAVRHFGADEAAKVFRKAAELQPKYPSIIGIGIGGDEARGGADLFRELYAEAKQAGLRLTAHAGESVGPESIWAAINIGAERIGHALSAQHDPELMEVLAHKQIPLEINVTSNIRTGCCPSFDEHPLRQYFDSGLMVTLNSDDPPMFGSNLLEEYILAQERYGFTLEQMRELAANSVEASFLPPERKLALLRQVEQYGW is encoded by the coding sequence ATGGCTAAACGAACTACAAAGCGAGACGCGGAGATCGATGTGGTCGACTGGCTCCGCAAACTTCCCAAGGCAGAGCTGCATCTGCATCTCGAAGGCACCATCCTGCCGGAGACGCTGGTTGAGTTGAGCCGTCGTCATGACGCCGGGCCTCTCACTCTCGAATCCGCTCGTGAGCTTTATAAGTACGAGAACTTTCTTGGCTTCCTCATGTCCTTCAAGGCCGTCACCGAGCGCCTGCGCGGGCCAGAGGACTACGAACTGATCACCTACAACATGATTCGGGAGCTGGCGGCCCAGGGAGTCATGCACGCCGAGGTGTATATCTCCTTCGGAATCATCTTTTACTGGAAGAAGACCGAGGTCGAGCCTTTCGTCGAGGCCATCGAGCGGGGACGCATCCGCGGCGAGCAGGAGTTCGGCACGACCATTCTCTGGATCATCGACGCTGTTCGTCACTTCGGTGCGGACGAGGCAGCAAAGGTATTTCGCAAGGCGGCGGAGTTGCAGCCGAAGTATCCCAGCATCATCGGCATCGGCATCGGCGGTGATGAGGCCCGTGGCGGAGCCGATCTCTTCCGCGAACTATATGCGGAAGCAAAGCAGGCTGGCCTGCGCCTCACCGCTCATGCAGGAGAATCGGTGGGGCCGGAGAGCATCTGGGCGGCGATCAATATCGGTGCCGAACGCATAGGCCACGCCCTCTCGGCTCAGCACGATCCTGAATTAATGGAAGTGCTGGCGCACAAACAGATTCCGCTGGAGATCAACGTCACCAGCAACATCCGAACCGGCTGTTGTCCCAGCTTTGACGAGCATCCGCTGCGTCAATACTTCGACTCCGGCCTGATGGTCACGCTCAACTCGGACGATCCGCCAATGTTTGGCAGCAATTTATTGGAAGAGTACATTCTGGCCCAGGAGCGCTACGGCTTCACGCTGGAACAGATGCGCGAGCTTGCAGCGAATTCCGTTGAAGCGAGTTTCTTGCCTCCGGAACGAAAGCTGGCGCTTTTGCGGCAGGTTGAGCAGTACGGCTGGTAG
- a CDS encoding O-methyltransferase, with protein sequence MAEGAELWKQVDRYITDQLIPADTVLEEAQAANVAAGLPAIDVAPNQGKLLHLLARIAGARKILEIGTLGGYSTMWLARALPEDGRLITLEFDAKHAEVARRNIARAGLDKLVTVRQGAALDTLPLLVKEGEGPFDLIFIDADKKNIPNYLAWSLKLSRKGTLILVDNVIRDGEVIDASSEDPNVLGARQLFDVLKSEPRLQATALQTVGSKGYDGFAMAVVVE encoded by the coding sequence ATGGCTGAAGGCGCAGAGTTGTGGAAACAGGTTGACCGGTACATCACCGATCAACTGATTCCCGCTGATACGGTTCTTGAAGAGGCGCAGGCAGCCAATGTAGCCGCTGGCTTGCCCGCCATCGATGTTGCACCTAACCAGGGAAAGCTATTGCATCTGTTGGCACGCATCGCAGGAGCGCGCAAAATTCTCGAGATCGGGACTCTGGGCGGCTACAGCACCATGTGGCTCGCGAGAGCGCTTCCTGAAGATGGCCGACTCATAACGCTCGAATTCGATGCCAAGCATGCCGAGGTCGCTCGCAGGAACATTGCGCGGGCAGGGCTGGACAAGTTGGTCACAGTGCGGCAGGGAGCTGCGCTCGATACGCTGCCGTTGCTTGTGAAAGAAGGCGAAGGCCCCTTCGACCTGATCTTCATCGACGCCGACAAGAAGAATATTCCGAATTATCTGGCATGGTCCTTGAAGCTCTCCCGCAAAGGGACGCTCATCCTTGTCGACAACGTCATCCGCGACGGCGAGGTCATCGACGCATCCAGTGAAGACCCGAATGTGCTGGGCGCGCGACAACTCTTCGACGTGCTGAAGTCCGAACCCCGACTGCAAGCCACTGCGCTGCAAACAGTTGGCAGCAAAGGCTATGACGGCTTCGCCATGGCTGTCGTCGTCGAGTAG
- a CDS encoding VWA domain-containing protein, giving the protein MLVTASNRTHRRPGLLTFALLLPVAFAAAPLHAQTKATPPSPLSTPLANQPAAQSTPNTTPQGQTSSQEEPITTIQVQVNEVNLIFTVTDKKGRFITGLQRQNFGLLDDGRPPEAVLGFTQQTNLPLRVGIMLDTSSSIRQRFQFEQDSAIEFLLQILHLNDKAFVEGFDIATDVAQGFTNNVDQLNQGIRKLRPGGGTALYDALYKTCRDQMLNLPEPGSVRRALILVSDGDDNYSRAQESDAIKMCQRANTIVYAISTNVSPSRDKGDDVLKAISEATGGQAFYPTKIEDVAVGFHNIEQELRSQYSLVYRPADFKQDGAFRTIYLQALDPRYHVRAQKGYFAPKPPQ; this is encoded by the coding sequence ATGCTTGTGACTGCATCTAACCGTACCCATCGTAGGCCCGGGCTGTTGACCTTTGCTTTGCTGCTCCCAGTTGCATTTGCCGCTGCGCCTTTGCACGCGCAGACAAAAGCGACTCCTCCCAGCCCTCTGTCCACTCCTCTCGCGAATCAACCGGCAGCGCAGTCTACCCCCAATACCACCCCCCAGGGCCAGACTTCGTCGCAGGAAGAGCCGATTACGACCATTCAGGTCCAGGTCAACGAAGTTAACCTGATCTTTACCGTCACCGATAAGAAGGGTCGCTTCATCACCGGGCTGCAGCGTCAGAACTTCGGCCTGCTCGACGACGGACGTCCACCGGAGGCGGTCCTCGGCTTTACGCAGCAGACCAATCTGCCGCTTCGCGTCGGCATTATGCTGGACACCAGCAGCTCGATCCGCCAGCGCTTCCAGTTCGAGCAGGACTCCGCGATCGAGTTCCTGCTTCAGATACTGCACCTCAACGACAAGGCGTTCGTCGAGGGCTTCGATATCGCGACCGACGTAGCGCAGGGCTTCACCAACAACGTCGATCAACTGAACCAAGGCATTCGCAAGCTGCGCCCCGGCGGCGGTACGGCCCTCTACGATGCGCTGTACAAGACCTGCCGCGACCAGATGCTGAACCTGCCTGAACCGGGTTCGGTGCGACGTGCATTGATTCTTGTCTCCGACGGCGACGACAACTACAGCCGGGCGCAGGAGAGCGATGCCATCAAGATGTGCCAGCGCGCCAATACCATCGTGTACGCCATCAGCACCAACGTCAGCCCCAGCCGCGACAAGGGCGACGACGTGCTGAAGGCCATCTCGGAGGCAACTGGCGGGCAAGCCTTCTATCCCACAAAGATCGAGGATGTCGCCGTCGGCTTCCACAACATCGAGCAAGAACTGCGCAGCCAGTACTCGCTGGTCTATCGCCCCGCCGACTTCAAGCAGGATGGCGCGTTCCGGACGATTTACCTACAGGCACTTGATCCGCGATATCACGTCCGCGCACAGAAGGGCTACTTCGCTCCGAAGCCGCCACAATAA
- a CDS encoding RluA family pseudouridine synthase, whose translation MPSKNMLPKGQRRRSVMAEYRATRGVEETEPLPVPVLDIEDETEDGIRTFAADVAAAGLRLDQYLAQAIPDISRARVQMLIENGQVRVDGQTAKPKHKLHGGESIEIEGAPHPPPLHAIPEDIPLDVLYEDQYLAVINKPAGMMVHAGSGASEDARNRGTLVNALLFHFAKLSDVGGELRPGIVHRLDKQTSGIIVVAKDDSTHRKLGEMFSQREIAKTYIALVHGHVAKDETTVNLPIARDLVRRIRMTTRRPDGRSAVSHVKVVERIKSDYGQFTLVEVRIETGRTHQIRVHMQSLGHPVVGDNLYGAPHRIGDGETALELERNFLHAAHLAFTHPQSKKVMDIDAPLPQELQAFLEKIRTGFGEVE comes from the coding sequence ATGCCGTCTAAAAATATGTTGCCCAAGGGCCAGCGCCGCCGCTCCGTCATGGCGGAATACCGCGCCACGCGCGGCGTCGAAGAGACTGAACCCCTACCTGTTCCAGTGCTCGATATTGAAGATGAGACGGAAGATGGAATTCGCACCTTTGCTGCCGACGTAGCGGCTGCCGGACTGCGGCTCGACCAGTATCTGGCGCAGGCGATCCCGGACATCAGCCGGGCGCGGGTGCAGATGCTGATTGAAAACGGCCAGGTACGCGTCGATGGCCAGACCGCCAAGCCGAAGCACAAGCTGCACGGAGGCGAGTCCATCGAGATCGAAGGCGCACCGCATCCGCCGCCGCTTCACGCGATTCCCGAGGACATTCCGCTCGACGTGCTCTACGAAGACCAATACCTTGCCGTCATCAACAAGCCGGCGGGCATGATGGTCCATGCGGGTTCGGGCGCGAGCGAGGATGCGCGGAATCGCGGGACGCTGGTCAATGCCCTCCTCTTTCACTTTGCCAAGCTGTCGGACGTGGGCGGCGAGCTTCGACCCGGCATCGTGCACCGGCTGGACAAGCAGACCAGCGGCATCATCGTGGTGGCTAAGGACGACAGCACCCACCGTAAGCTGGGGGAGATGTTTTCGCAGCGCGAGATTGCCAAGACCTACATCGCGCTGGTCCACGGCCACGTCGCCAAGGACGAGACGACCGTCAACCTGCCGATTGCGCGCGATTTAGTTCGCCGCATACGAATGACGACGCGACGGCCAGATGGGCGCTCGGCTGTCTCACATGTAAAGGTTGTGGAGCGCATCAAGTCCGACTATGGCCAGTTTACGCTGGTCGAGGTTCGCATCGAGACCGGGCGGACGCACCAGATTCGCGTGCATATGCAGTCGCTGGGGCATCCCGTGGTTGGCGACAACCTCTATGGCGCGCCGCACCGCATCGGCGACGGCGAGACCGCCCTGGAGCTCGAGCGAAACTTTCTTCATGCGGCGCATCTGGCCTTTACCCACCCTCAAAGCAAGAAGGTTATGGACATAGACGCTCCCCTGCCCCAGGAGTTGCAGGCATTTCTGGAGAAGATTCGGACGGGCTTTGGGGAAGTTGAGTAA
- a CDS encoding prolipoprotein diacylglyceryl transferase codes for MHPTLLHFGHITLPTFGVLAAVGLMAALALSLRTAAIAGLSPDRLWNAGLFVLLSAFVLSRVLLVVMYLHAFLTYPILLLAVPSLTPLGLLLTGIVTVLYLRVRRLPLMATLDAWSPCATLIWAFLALGHFAEGSDPGLVTALPWGRPMIAGGIPLHPVALYAAIVAVLLTVALLLHLGRRQRRGDTAAFALAAGGVAQFLLTFLRQPDPSAELLGNLLDPIQWVAIGMIVAAGIIWLRPRKLVFDAV; via the coding sequence GTGCATCCCACCCTTCTCCACTTCGGCCACATTACTCTCCCTACCTTCGGCGTCCTTGCCGCCGTGGGACTTATGGCCGCACTGGCGCTTAGCTTGCGCACGGCAGCCATTGCAGGGCTTAGTCCCGACCGGCTCTGGAATGCGGGGCTGTTTGTGCTGCTTTCGGCGTTCGTGCTTTCGCGGGTGCTTCTGGTGGTGATGTACCTGCACGCTTTTTTGACCTATCCCATCCTGCTGCTAGCGGTCCCATCGCTGACTCCTCTGGGGCTTCTGCTGACGGGGATTGTCACAGTGCTGTACCTGCGAGTGCGGCGGCTTCCTCTGATGGCGACGCTGGATGCGTGGTCCCCCTGCGCGACACTGATCTGGGCGTTTCTTGCGCTGGGGCATTTTGCCGAAGGCAGCGACCCGGGGCTGGTAACCGCGCTGCCATGGGGCAGGCCGATGATCGCGGGAGGAATTCCGCTCCATCCCGTAGCCCTGTATGCTGCGATTGTGGCGGTGTTGCTGACGGTGGCGCTTTTGCTCCATCTCGGACGGCGGCAAAGGCGCGGCGATACGGCTGCTTTTGCGCTGGCTGCCGGTGGGGTTGCACAGTTTCTGCTGACTTTTCTGCGTCAGCCCGACCCGTCTGCCGAGCTACTCGGCAATCTTCTCGATCCAATTCAGTGGGTTGCCATAGGAATGATCGTTGCGGCTGGAATTATCTGGCTGCGACCACGAAAGCTGGTGTTCGATGCCGTCTAA
- a CDS encoding ThuA domain-containing protein, with the protein MLLAFGITGLRAQGPSGGRTAQALFAALDTHQDGTLTRPELESGFSSWFTAWDNTKSGTLTQSQILAGISKLLPAPPAVKPGQANTFNPAGNSTPIPVSQAAVDAMMAALPTIPGSKPIHERRVLVLAHTGAGGFVHASIPLAAKTVEALGNQGGLWTTTVTYDAADINTDNLKKYDAIFLDSTTACFLDDPNPTVTAARRAAFLDFVRGGKGVAGIHAATDSYHTDCLASEAAAKNDSPGRNLGALVLASRLVTAADKDNDETVSRQEWAALADNWFQKLDTGNTGKITRADFVAHFNSLLPPPDMRSLHLESKPVQQWPEFNKLIGGYFKFHWPDPQLITVKIDDPNSPLTAMFHGKEFEIHDETYTFEQDSFSRKNVHVLTSIDYGKMSAADKAKEVNPRTDGDYALSYIRREGKGRVFYEGHGHSDRVYSMTPMLEHIRAGIQYALGDLKADDSPSMK; encoded by the coding sequence GTGCTGCTCGCATTCGGTATCACGGGCTTACGAGCGCAGGGACCGAGCGGTGGCCGAACAGCTCAGGCGCTATTTGCTGCCCTCGACACCCATCAGGATGGAACGCTGACACGGCCCGAACTGGAGTCTGGCTTCAGCTCCTGGTTTACAGCCTGGGACAACACAAAGAGCGGAACTCTCACCCAGTCTCAGATTTTGGCTGGAATCAGCAAGTTGCTGCCGGCGCCGCCCGCCGTGAAACCCGGGCAAGCCAACACTTTCAATCCGGCCGGTAACTCGACGCCGATCCCGGTATCGCAAGCTGCTGTGGACGCCATGATGGCAGCTTTACCGACTATCCCTGGTAGCAAGCCGATACACGAACGCAGAGTGCTGGTGCTGGCCCATACGGGCGCGGGAGGGTTCGTGCATGCCTCCATCCCGCTGGCTGCGAAGACGGTAGAAGCACTGGGGAACCAGGGCGGTTTATGGACCACAACCGTCACTTACGACGCTGCGGATATCAATACCGATAATCTCAAGAAATACGACGCCATTTTCCTGGACAGCACCACTGCGTGTTTTCTTGACGATCCGAATCCCACCGTGACGGCCGCGCGGCGAGCGGCATTCCTGGATTTCGTGAGAGGTGGAAAGGGCGTTGCCGGGATACACGCGGCGACAGACTCGTATCACACCGATTGCCTGGCAAGCGAGGCTGCTGCAAAGAATGACAGTCCCGGACGGAATCTAGGGGCGTTGGTTTTAGCATCCCGACTCGTCACAGCAGCCGACAAGGATAACGACGAAACCGTCAGCCGGCAGGAGTGGGCCGCACTTGCCGATAATTGGTTCCAGAAGTTGGATACCGGCAATACGGGTAAGATCACCCGCGCCGATTTCGTGGCGCATTTCAATTCATTGTTACCCCCACCGGACATGCGTAGTCTGCACCTGGAATCGAAGCCTGTACAGCAATGGCCGGAGTTCAACAAGCTGATTGGCGGCTACTTCAAATTTCACTGGCCCGATCCGCAACTGATTACTGTCAAGATCGATGACCCGAACAGTCCTTTGACAGCCATGTTCCATGGCAAGGAGTTCGAGATCCATGACGAGACATATACCTTCGAGCAGGATTCGTTCTCGCGGAAAAACGTCCATGTATTGACGAGTATTGACTACGGCAAGATGAGCGCTGCAGATAAAGCAAAGGAAGTGAATCCGCGAACCGATGGCGATTATGCCTTGAGCTATATTCGCCGCGAGGGCAAGGGACGAGTTTTCTACGAAGGGCACGGCCACAGTGATCGGGTGTACTCCATGACGCCGATGCTGGAACACATTCGAGCTGGGATTCAATACGCGCTTGGCGACCTAAAAGCAGATGACAGCCCCTCAATGAAATAA
- a CDS encoding FMN-binding negative transcriptional regulator: MYIPKANEENRLEVLHDLIESHPLASLVTMTSSGLFASHLPMVLERKLGTHGLLKGHLSRANKQWRDFQPAVEALAIFSGPEHYITPSWYAEKEETGKVVPTWNYAVVHVYGHLKVIEDPAWLLEHLNALTTVHESTFPTPWQVSDAPADYVESLLKGIVGLELPIERIEGKWKASQNRSERDRAGIIEGLEELETPESLAMKALVATKQK, translated from the coding sequence GTGTATATCCCCAAGGCCAACGAAGAGAACCGGCTCGAAGTGCTGCACGATCTGATTGAGTCGCATCCGCTGGCATCGCTGGTCACGATGACTTCCTCCGGCCTCTTCGCGTCGCATCTTCCGATGGTGCTCGAACGCAAATTGGGGACGCACGGACTGTTGAAGGGGCATCTCTCCCGCGCAAACAAGCAGTGGCGCGACTTCCAGCCTGCGGTCGAGGCTTTGGCCATCTTCTCCGGCCCGGAGCATTACATCACTCCATCGTGGTACGCGGAGAAGGAAGAGACTGGCAAAGTTGTGCCGACGTGGAACTATGCCGTCGTCCATGTTTATGGACATCTAAAGGTGATTGAAGACCCTGCGTGGCTCCTCGAGCATCTCAACGCGCTAACTACGGTCCATGAATCTACATTCCCAACTCCATGGCAGGTCAGCGATGCGCCTGCTGACTATGTTGAGTCGTTGTTGAAAGGGATCGTCGGACTGGAGCTGCCCATCGAGCGCATCGAGGGCAAATGGAAGGCCAGCCAGAACCGGTCGGAACGCGACCGCGCTGGGATTATCGAGGGACTCGAGGAGCTGGAAACGCCTGAGAGCCTCGCGATGAAAGCTCTCGTGGCTACCAAGCAAAAATAA
- a CDS encoding cell division protein ZapA, translating into MEQTVEVPEQQAESQSIAVEIYDQIYNLRGTDPAYIEQLAHMVDAKMRAVSAHGGTVDSLRVAVLAALNIADELCTARQRQDVLAGSLSQSQVSMRSRAGSLAGLLDEVLEERKAG; encoded by the coding sequence ATGGAGCAGACAGTCGAAGTCCCGGAACAGCAGGCCGAAAGCCAGTCCATCGCCGTCGAGATCTACGACCAGATCTATAACCTGCGTGGGACGGACCCGGCCTATATCGAGCAGCTCGCTCATATGGTCGATGCCAAGATGCGCGCGGTCTCGGCGCATGGCGGCACGGTCGATAGCCTGCGCGTCGCGGTGCTGGCAGCGCTGAACATCGCAGACGAGCTGTGCACCGCGCGGCAGCGCCAGGACGTACTCGCCGGAAGCCTGTCGCAGTCGCAGGTCTCGATGCGTTCGCGCGCGGGATCGCTGGCGGGGCTGCTGGACGAAGTTCTGGAAGAGCGCAAGGCCGGCTAG
- the pheT gene encoding phenylalanine--tRNA ligase subunit beta, with translation MKILTSWLRAYLPSLSVSDRQLADDLTLRGIAVEGVHDLGEGNGHLFEMDITTNRVDAMNHYGIAREAATIYNLPLTSLDETLPATVAGAKAFPVRIEAPEFCGRFTARVLRNVTIAPSTGRIAEYFGLLGQKQISNAVDASNFVLMGMGHPTHAFDLDKIEGGIVVRLARKGEKLRLLDGTERTLETDDLVVADEKKALALAGVMGGWDSMITHETKNILVEAAWFDPASIRRSSRRHMLHTDASHRFERGADFNAAPVANALVSRLILESGGQVEGGLVDVVIPAAAAKTADRAPIALSVKQVQRHLGTTIAPEGITKEIVARYLAALGCELTATSEDAFAAKLPSWRLDLEREIDLIEEVARVYGYNGFANTLPTPGIVIAHPVAAAEAAVSERLLALGFSESISSTFASRADSDLFGAPGKGTVAMENPLSEEAALLRPSLVPGMLTMLAHNLNRDVPTVRLFEQGAIFTSGTDEVVESASLSLGLTGAVAATSLHAAADAPVFELKGVIESLLLLFAGGEVAFTADAPVWLQAGRSATALLNGEPIAQFGELSASETARRKLRQPVYLAQIDLDKLYAIPLRQVTAREISRFQAVERDFSFTFPDSMQWQTIAAAIRALGIPELQKLAPTEIFRDAKGKSVPPDYYAILLKCVFQSNERTLREDELTTWWSDIIAALTKLGGTIRAPGL, from the coding sequence ATGAAGATTCTTACAAGCTGGCTCCGCGCTTACCTGCCCTCACTTTCCGTCTCTGACCGGCAATTGGCCGATGACTTGACGCTTCGCGGCATCGCCGTGGAAGGCGTACACGACCTTGGCGAAGGCAATGGCCACCTGTTCGAGATGGACATTACGACCAACCGCGTCGATGCGATGAATCACTACGGCATTGCGCGGGAGGCGGCGACGATCTATAACCTGCCGCTGACTTCGCTGGATGAGACGTTGCCTGCAACGGTGGCAGGAGCGAAGGCTTTTCCGGTACGGATTGAGGCGCCGGAGTTCTGCGGGCGGTTTACGGCGCGGGTGTTGCGCAATGTGACGATTGCTCCAAGTACGGGGCGCATTGCCGAATACTTTGGCCTGCTGGGGCAGAAGCAGATCTCGAATGCGGTGGACGCGAGCAACTTTGTACTGATGGGGATGGGGCATCCCACGCATGCTTTCGATCTGGACAAGATCGAAGGCGGCATCGTGGTGCGGCTGGCGCGCAAGGGCGAGAAGCTGCGGCTGCTGGATGGGACCGAGCGGACGCTCGAGACCGACGATCTGGTCGTGGCCGATGAGAAGAAGGCGCTGGCACTGGCAGGCGTGATGGGCGGCTGGGACTCCATGATTACGCACGAGACGAAGAATATTCTGGTGGAGGCGGCGTGGTTCGATCCGGCGAGTATTCGGCGCAGCTCGCGGCGGCATATGCTGCACACGGACGCCTCGCACCGCTTTGAGCGTGGCGCGGACTTCAACGCTGCTCCGGTGGCGAATGCGCTGGTCTCGCGGCTGATTCTCGAGAGCGGAGGCCAGGTCGAGGGCGGGCTGGTAGATGTAGTAATTCCGGCGGCTGCGGCGAAGACGGCTGATCGTGCGCCGATTGCGCTTTCGGTGAAGCAGGTGCAGCGGCATCTCGGAACGACGATTGCCCCTGAGGGAATCACGAAGGAGATTGTGGCACGGTATCTGGCGGCGTTGGGCTGTGAGCTGACGGCGACCTCTGAAGATGCGTTCGCGGCGAAGCTGCCAAGCTGGCGGCTCGATCTGGAGCGCGAGATCGACCTGATCGAAGAGGTGGCGCGGGTTTATGGCTATAACGGATTTGCCAATACGCTGCCGACTCCGGGCATTGTCATTGCTCATCCTGTGGCCGCCGCTGAGGCTGCGGTGAGCGAGCGGCTGTTGGCGCTGGGATTCAGCGAATCAATCTCGAGCACGTTTGCCTCGCGGGCAGATAGCGATTTATTTGGCGCACCAGGCAAGGGGACGGTCGCGATGGAAAATCCCTTGTCGGAGGAGGCAGCGCTGCTGCGGCCTTCGCTGGTGCCGGGGATGTTGACCATGCTGGCGCACAATCTAAACCGCGATGTGCCAACGGTGAGGTTGTTTGAGCAGGGCGCGATCTTTACTAGCGGAACAGATGAGGTCGTAGAGTCGGCTTCGCTTTCGCTGGGGCTGACGGGAGCGGTGGCGGCGACTTCGCTGCACGCAGCGGCGGATGCGCCGGTGTTTGAGCTGAAGGGCGTGATCGAGTCGCTGCTCTTGCTGTTTGCCGGTGGCGAGGTTGCTTTTACGGCCGATGCTCCGGTTTGGTTGCAGGCAGGACGGAGTGCCACAGCCCTATTGAATGGCGAACCCATCGCTCAGTTTGGTGAGTTGTCCGCTTCAGAGACAGCCCGGCGCAAGCTGCGACAGCCGGTTTATCTGGCGCAGATTGACCTCGACAAGCTGTATGCGATTCCCTTGCGCCAGGTAACGGCGCGTGAGATCTCGCGGTTTCAAGCGGTCGAGCGCGACTTTTCGTTCACCTTTCCTGACTCGATGCAGTGGCAGACGATTGCCGCAGCGATTCGCGCGCTGGGGATTCCTGAGTTGCAAAAACTCGCTCCGACCGAGATCTTTCGCGATGCGAAGGGTAAGTCAGTGCCACCGGATTACTACGCGATCCTGCTGAAGTGCGTGTTTCAGTCGAACGAGCGCACGCTGCGGGAGGACGAGTTGACGACGTGGTGGAGCGATATCATCGCAGCGCTGACCAAGCTGGGCGGGACGATTCGCGCTCCGGGGCTTTAG